Below is a window of Candidatus Viadribacter manganicus DNA.
CAGATCGCTCCACTGGCCGAGCGTTGTCCGCCAGCCCTCTATGGCGGTACGGAACGCGTTGTCTCCTACCTCACCGAAGAACTTGTTGCGCAGGGTCACGACGTAACGCTGTTCGCGAGCGGCGACTCAATTACTGCAGCCGAACTCGATGCATGCTCGGAACGCGCACTGCGCCTCAGTCCCGGTGTCATCGATGGCTTGCCTCATCACATGATCATGCTGGAGAAGGTCGCCCAGCGCGCTCACGAGTTCGATGTGCTGCACTTTCACATCGATCTCCTACACGCGCCGGTCGTGCGCGAGTTCGCACAGCGCACGGTAACAACTCTGCATGGGCGGCTCGACTTACCGGATCTCAAGCCGTTCTACGCCACGTTTCCCGATCTGCCGCTCGTCTCCATTTCTCATGCGCAGCGTTTGCCGATGCCGCCAGTAAACTGGATTGGCAATGTCTATCACGGTCTGCCGCGCGACTTGCTTGCGTTCAACCCACGCAAGGACGGCTATCTCGCCTTCCTCGGGCGCATTTCACCCGAAAAACGGCCTGATCGCGCC
It encodes the following:
- a CDS encoding glycosyltransferase family 4 protein encodes the protein MRIAQIAPLAERCPPALYGGTERVVSYLTEELVAQGHDVTLFASGDSITAAELDACSERALRLSPGVIDGLPHHMIMLEKVAQRAHEFDVLHFHIDLLHAPVVREFAQRTVTTLHGRLDLPDLKPFYATFPDLPLVSISHAQRLPMPPVNWIGNVYHGLPRDLLAFNPRKDGYLAFLGRISPEKRPDRAIEIAARAGLPLKIAAKIDRVDQPYWDEHIAPLVRANANVEYVGEITELQKSEFLSGARALVFPIDWEEPFGLVMIEAMACGTPVIAFGRGSVPEVIDDGVTGFIVNDVDEAVQALERLDTLDRVGVRERFETCFTVERMARDYVEIYARMAASSHARGFIAASRPAAPAPLAL